The segment CCGCCAACTGGTCGCCCACCTGGAGCGTGAGATCGGCCAGATCGTCGGCACCTCCGGCGTCCGCGCTCGCGCAACCGGTGGTCAGGACGAGCACGACAGCGGGGAGGGGAGCAACGCGCCGGATCTTCATGGTTACCGCCTGAGTCTCTAGTTCGTCACACCGAGTTCGCTGAGTAGGTCGGCCCGGAGCCGGACGAGGTGCGGGTCCTCCCGGTGCCGGGGGCGCTCCAGTCCGACCGGGGTGTCCCGCGAGATCCGGCCGTCTGTCAGGACCACGACGCGGTCCGCGAGCAGGAGGGCCTCGTCCACGTCGTGGGTGACGAGGAGGACGGCGGGGTCGTGTGCCCGCCACAGGCGCAGCACCAGGTCGTGCATCGTCGTGCGGGTCAGCGCGTCCAGCGCTCCGAACGGCTCGTCCAGCAGCAACAGTCGGGGCTCCCGGATCAACGCGCGGGCGAGGGAGGCCCGCTGCGCCTCTCCCCCGGACAGGGTGAGGGGCCAGGCGTCGACATGGCCACCGAGGCCCACCTCGCGCAGCGCGGCCTCGGCGTCCCCGCGCGGCGTGGCGGTGTCGAGACCGAGGACGACGTTCTGCCACACCCGCTTCCACGGCAACAGTCGCGGTTCCTGGAACGCGACCATGACGGCGCCCCGTGTCGTCAGCGTCCCGTCGAACCCCACGTCCAGCCCGGCGAGGAGACGGAGAAGCGTCGACTTCCCCGAGCCACTGCGTCCCAGCAGGGCGACGAACTCCCCCGGGCCGATGGTGAGGTCCAGGTCGTCGAGGACACGCCGACCGTCGAAGGACTTCCGCAGTCCACGCACGAGCGCCGCGGCGTTCGTCGCGGCGTCGGTGTTCAGAGATCCAGTCCCCGTCGCCATACCAACGCCCTCCTCTCCAGGAGTCGAACCAGGGCGTCCGTCGCGAGGCCGAGGAGGCTGTACACGATGAGCCCGAGCACGACGATGTCGGTGCGCAGGAACTCCCGCGCGCTGTTGATCATGAAGCCGAGGCCGGCGTCGGCGTTGATCTGTTCCGCGACGATCAGCGCCAGCCAGGCCGCTCCGAGGCTCAGGCGCAGGCCCACCAGCAGGTTCGGGAGCGCCCCCGGAAAGATGACGTGTCGGATCACGCCCGTGCGGCGCAGCCCGGCGATCCGGGCGACCTCCACGTACTTCGGGTCCACGCCGCGGATCCCGGCGAAGGTGTTGATGTAGAGCGGGATGACCACGGCGATGCAGACCAGGGCGACCTTCGGCAGTTCGCCGATCCCGAACCAGAGGATGAACAGCGGGATCAGCCCGAAGATCGGCAGCGTTCGCAGCATCTGCAGCGGCGGGTCCAGGAGATTCTCGCCCCAGCGGTTCAGCCCCGCGAGCAGGGCGAACACCAGTGCCGCGCTGGCCCCCACCGAGAAGCCGACCACGACGCGTTGCAGCGAGACCGCGATCGCGGGGAGGAGCGTCCCATCCCCCAGGAGCTCCCATCCCGTCACCGCGATGGTGGTGGGCGCGGGCAGCAGCCGCTCGGGTATCAGGCCCAGCGCCGATCCCACCTGCCACACCACCAGGAGGCCGAGGGGGCTGACCCATCGGTGCCAGGTGGGGGTACCGGAGCGTCGCCTCCGTGCGGGGGCGTCGGGTTCCACGCGGTCGGGCGGGGCGCCGTCCGGGGGGTCGGGTCTCGGAAGGGCGTGGGTCACCGCGTCCTCGGGGGCGGAGGGCGCCGAGGCGTCACGGTCGGTGTCGGACGGATGGTCCTGGCTGGCCGTCGGGGACATGTGCCTGATCTCCTTGCGCCGTGGGAGTCGGACGGGACGGCGAGGCGTGGCCCTACCGGCTGGGTGGCCGGAGGAGGCGAGCCGCCGCCCCGGGTCAGCGGGCGTAGGCCGCGGTGAAGGCCCCACCTTGGAAGCCGCCAGCGCCCGCGACGGACGCGGGTGTGTCACCGGGTGGCTCCCAGACGCCCCGGTCACGGAGGATCGGGAGCACTCCCTCCCCGAACCAGTAGGCCTCTTCAAGGTGGGGGTATCCCGACATGACGAACTCGGAGATTCCCGCCCGGGCGTACTCCTCGATCCGGTCGGCGACCTCCGTGTGGCTTCCGACCAGCGCCGTCCCAGCGCCGCCGCGCGCGAGCCCCACGCCCGCCCACAGGTTGGGGTAGATCTCCAAGCCGTCGCGGGTCCCGCCGTGCAGGTCGAGCATGCGCCGCTGTCCCTCCGACTCGCTGCGGCCGAGCCCCGCCTGGACAGCGGCGACGGTGCCGGGGTCGAGGTGCTCCAACAGACGGTCGGCCGCACGCCACGCGTCCTCCGAGGTGTCCCGGGTGATGACGTGCAACCGGATCCCGTACTCCAGTGCCCGGCCACGCCGCGTGGCCAACGCCCGCACGCGGTCCACCTTGTCGGCCACGGCGCCGGGCGGTTCGCCCCAGGTCAGGTAGGTGTCTACGCGCTTGGCCGCGACCTCGAGCGCGGCCGGGGAGGAGCCGCCGAAGTACACGGGTGGGCGGGGCGCGGGCGTGCGCGCGAGCGCGGCGCGCTCCACGCGGAGGTGCTCGCCGTCGTGTGTCACGGTCTCGCCGTCCCACAGCCGGTTGACGACGCTCAGGAACTCGTCGGTGCGCGCGTAGCGCTCGTCCTTGCTGAGGAAGTCGCCGTGCGTCCGCTGTTCGGCGCTCTCACCACCGGTCACGACGTTCAACAACAGGCGACCGCGACTCAGGCGCTGATAGGTCGACGCCATCTGGGCCGCCAGGGTTGGTGAGAGGAGTCCAGGCCGGAACGCCACCAGGAACTTCAGGCGCTCGGTGATTCCCACGAGCATCGCCGTGGTGATCCAGGCGTCCTCACACCAGGCTCCGGTGGGGGTGAGCGCGCCCTCGAACCCCAACTGTTCCGCGGCGCGGGCCACCTGCGCCAGGTATTCGGTACTGGGCTCACGGGTGCGCCAGGCCGAGTCCACGGCGACGCCGTGTCCGCCCCCGACGATGCCGCGACTGTCGCCCTGCGTGGGAAGGAACCAGTGGAATGTGAGTGCCATGCGGCCGACCTACCGTCCCTGTCGCTCGAGGTGGGGGCCGGCTCCGCGTACCGACCCCCGTTCGTGGGCGCGCGGTGTCACCGCGACGTCCCACCGCCACACCGGAACCGGCCGCCTTGCGTCGCTCCCGGCTTCCGTTCGTCAGACTCGTCGACACAACCGACTTTGTCAACCAGAAAAGTAGGAAATAGACACAGCACCCGGACACTCCGGCCGCACCACCAGCACAAGTACCAGCACAAGCACCCGACAGAATTACCCACTATCCCTGTAGGAAATGTGGTTAACTGTGGGATCGCAGGTCACACACGGGAGGAACGAGATGACGACGAGCCTGGCCGGAACCGAGGCGGCCTCGGTACCCGCGCCCACGCCGTGGACCCTGGAACGGCTGCTGCGCCACACCGCCACGGTCGCCGCCGAGGTACGCGCGGGCATCCACCAGATCCGCTTCGACGCGGAGCACCGATGGTCGACCCGGCTCCACAGCGACGAGCACATGGACGTCTGGCTGATTAGCTGGACCCCGGACCAGTCCACCCGGCTCCACGACCACGCCGGATCGCTCGGGGCCCTCACCGTCGCCAGTGGCACTCTCACCGAGGTCTACTGGTCCGGCGGCCACGGCGAGCGCACCCTGCCCACCGGGACGGGAGCCGGATTCCCCCTGGGACACGTCCACGACGTGGTCAATCGGCAGGCTGATCCCGCGGTGAGCGTGCACGCCTACTCACCACCGCTGACCGCCATGTCCTACTACGAGACCGGCCGGGACAACACGCTGCGACGCACCCACAGCGTACTGACCGACGACCCGGAACCACAGGTCACGACCCTGGACCACGTGCCAACCGTCGGGGGCGGGGCTCTGGGGGGCAACCGCGTCGGAGGCGGGGTGGTGGGGCCGTGAGCGCGATCGCCGAGCTCCTCGCCCGCCGCCGGGCCCAGATCCGGCGCGTCACCCCCGCGGAGGCCCACGCCCTCCATCGTGGCGGCGGACTCCGTCGACACCCGCCCCGCCGACTACCGCGAGCGTGAGGGACACATCACCGGCGCACTGATAGTGGAGCGCAACGTCCTGGAGTGGCGGCTGGACCCCACCAGCCCCGACCGCCTACCGGAGCTCCAGGGCGCAGACCAGGACGTGGTCGTGTTGTGTAACGAGGGATACGCCTCCACCCTCGCCGTCGCCCAGCTCACGGACCTGGGCCTCACCCGCGTCGCGGACCTGATCGGCGGCTATCGT is part of the Spiractinospora alimapuensis genome and harbors:
- a CDS encoding ABC transporter ATP-binding protein, which codes for MATGTGSLNTDAATNAAALVRGLRKSFDGRRVLDDLDLTIGPGEFVALLGRSGSGKSTLLRLLAGLDVGFDGTLTTRGAVMVAFQEPRLLPWKRVWQNVVLGLDTATPRGDAEAALREVGLGGHVDAWPLTLSGGEAQRASLARALIREPRLLLLDEPFGALDALTRTTMHDLVLRLWRAHDPAVLLVTHDVDEALLLADRVVVLTDGRISRDTPVGLERPRHREDPHLVRLRADLLSELGVTN
- a CDS encoding LLM class flavin-dependent oxidoreductase, with translation MALTFHWFLPTQGDSRGIVGGGHGVAVDSAWRTREPSTEYLAQVARAAEQLGFEGALTPTGAWCEDAWITTAMLVGITERLKFLVAFRPGLLSPTLAAQMASTYQRLSRGRLLLNVVTGGESAEQRTHGDFLSKDERYARTDEFLSVVNRLWDGETVTHDGEHLRVERAALARTPAPRPPVYFGGSSPAALEVAAKRVDTYLTWGEPPGAVADKVDRVRALATRRGRALEYGIRLHVITRDTSEDAWRAADRLLEHLDPGTVAAVQAGLGRSESEGQRRMLDLHGGTRDGLEIYPNLWAGVGLARGGAGTALVGSHTEVADRIEEYARAGISEFVMSGYPHLEEAYWFGEGVLPILRDRGVWEPPGDTPASVAGAGGFQGGAFTAAYAR
- a CDS encoding rhodanese-like domain-containing protein, which gives rise to MAADSVDTRPADYREREGHITGALIVERNVLEWRLDPTSPDRLPELQGADQDVVVLCNEGYASTLAVAQLTDLGLTRVADLIGGYRAWHAAGLPTV
- a CDS encoding ABC transporter permease, whose protein sequence is MSPTASQDHPSDTDRDASAPSAPEDAVTHALPRPDPPDGAPPDRVEPDAPARRRRSGTPTWHRWVSPLGLLVVWQVGSALGLIPERLLPAPTTIAVTGWELLGDGTLLPAIAVSLQRVVVGFSVGASAALVFALLAGLNRWGENLLDPPLQMLRTLPIFGLIPLFILWFGIGELPKVALVCIAVVIPLYINTFAGIRGVDPKYVEVARIAGLRRTGVIRHVIFPGALPNLLVGLRLSLGAAWLALIVAEQINADAGLGFMINSAREFLRTDIVVLGLIVYSLLGLATDALVRLLERRALVWRRGLDL
- a CDS encoding cysteine dioxygenase; amino-acid sequence: MTTSLAGTEAASVPAPTPWTLERLLRHTATVAAEVRAGIHQIRFDAEHRWSTRLHSDEHMDVWLISWTPDQSTRLHDHAGSLGALTVASGTLTEVYWSGGHGERTLPTGTGAGFPLGHVHDVVNRQADPAVSVHAYSPPLTAMSYYETGRDNTLRRTHSVLTDDPEPQVTTLDHVPTVGGGALGGNRVGGGVVGP